Proteins co-encoded in one Spirosoma endbachense genomic window:
- a CDS encoding bestrophin family protein: protein MYTAKRIPFRIIAPFAWRAVLFFAVYSFIICALYVWAGWTFLAVPFVPIATIGTAVAFYIGFKSHSSYERLWEARRIWGSLVNASRSWGILVMDYVSTLNTPVCYPPAELYRMQQLLIYRHIAYLNALRIQLRSRPIWQEDVNIGTNIVEKQQAFNQGQLDKELSLFLHDDEVEYFVNRQNPATQIIKCQSKQLRELRAAGLISEYYHTDMQRMLTEFYSQQGACERIKSFPFPRQYAFFSYLFVMMFVGILPFGLLTEMSKVSPAHLWLTVPFYTIIAWVFYTMEVVGDTSENPFENSINDIPMTAICRNIEIDLREMLGETELPQRVQAVDNILM from the coding sequence ATGTATACAGCTAAACGTATTCCTTTTCGCATAATAGCCCCATTTGCCTGGCGTGCCGTCCTTTTTTTTGCCGTATACTCGTTCATTATCTGTGCGTTATATGTGTGGGCTGGCTGGACATTTCTGGCCGTACCGTTCGTGCCAATTGCTACAATTGGCACCGCCGTTGCCTTTTATATCGGCTTCAAAAGTCATTCTTCTTATGAGCGTTTGTGGGAAGCCCGACGTATCTGGGGTAGTCTGGTCAATGCCAGCCGATCGTGGGGGATTTTAGTAATGGATTACGTTAGTACGCTCAATACGCCGGTTTGCTATCCACCCGCCGAATTGTATCGTATGCAGCAATTGCTCATTTATCGGCACATCGCCTATCTGAACGCGCTCCGAATCCAGTTGCGCAGTCGGCCCATCTGGCAGGAAGACGTCAACATTGGTACCAATATCGTTGAAAAACAACAGGCTTTTAATCAGGGGCAGTTGGATAAGGAATTGAGCCTGTTTCTGCATGACGACGAGGTCGAATATTTCGTTAATCGACAGAATCCTGCTACGCAAATTATCAAGTGCCAGTCGAAACAATTGCGGGAGCTTCGCGCAGCCGGATTGATTTCAGAATACTATCACACCGACATGCAGCGAATGCTGACTGAGTTCTATTCGCAACAGGGAGCTTGTGAACGCATCAAATCGTTTCCGTTTCCCAGGCAATACGCTTTCTTCAGTTACTTATTTGTGATGATGTTCGTCGGTATCCTCCCTTTCGGACTACTCACCGAAATGAGTAAAGTAAGCCCCGCACATCTATGGTTAACGGTGCCCTTTTATACGATAATTGCCTGGGTATTCTATACAATGGAAGTTGTAGGCGATACCAGCGAGAATCCATTTGAAAACAGCATCAACGACATTCCCATGACAGCCATTTGCCGTAACATTGAAATTGACCTACGCGAAATGCTCGGTGAGACTGAACTTCCCCAGCGGGTTCAGGCCGTCGACAACATACTAATGTAA
- the fmt gene encoding methionyl-tRNA formyltransferase: MNKPLRIVFMGTPDFAVASLQRLLGGGCNVVAVVTAPDRPSGRGLQLTPSAVKKAAQEANLPVLQPEKLRDPAFLEQLASYEADLQVVVAFRMLPEVVWAMPTIGTFNLHGSLLPQYRGAAPINWAIMNGETQTGVTTFFIEKEIDTGQMIFQDYEPIYPDDNAGTVHDRLMERGAALVLKTVRAIEAGEYPRTPQPTADEMKPAPKLSRETTEIDWSQSVHTIRNFVRGLSPYPTAWTMINGKFFKVYAVTVVNDSPFAAEVGEAYTDNKKTILVRAADGWLSLDSIQAEGKRRMTAEEFLRGNRL, from the coding sequence ATGAATAAACCACTTCGCATTGTATTTATGGGCACGCCCGATTTTGCCGTTGCCAGCCTGCAGCGACTACTGGGCGGTGGCTGCAATGTCGTTGCTGTTGTCACCGCTCCTGACCGACCATCGGGGCGCGGTTTGCAGCTTACGCCCTCTGCTGTAAAGAAAGCGGCTCAAGAGGCCAACCTTCCAGTACTGCAACCTGAAAAACTTCGTGATCCAGCGTTTCTGGAACAATTGGCGAGTTATGAGGCCGACTTGCAGGTGGTCGTAGCGTTTCGGATGTTGCCCGAGGTTGTCTGGGCAATGCCCACTATTGGAACGTTTAACCTGCATGGATCATTGTTGCCCCAGTATCGGGGAGCGGCTCCCATCAACTGGGCCATCATGAACGGCGAAACACAAACAGGCGTCACTACTTTTTTCATTGAAAAAGAAATTGACACGGGGCAGATGATTTTTCAGGATTACGAACCCATTTATCCCGACGACAACGCCGGAACGGTGCATGATCGGCTCATGGAGCGTGGCGCTGCGCTGGTCCTGAAAACCGTTCGGGCTATCGAAGCGGGCGAGTATCCACGAACACCTCAACCTACGGCTGATGAGATGAAACCGGCTCCGAAACTAAGCCGTGAAACCACCGAGATCGATTGGAGCCAATCAGTACATACCATCCGGAATTTCGTTCGCGGTTTGTCACCTTATCCAACGGCCTGGACGATGATAAACGGAAAATTCTTTAAAGTCTATGCGGTTACAGTAGTTAATGACTCGCCTTTTGCGGCCGAAGTAGGGGAGGCTTATACCGATAACAAAAAGACGATTCTGGTTCGGGCGGCCGACGGCTGGTTAAGCCTCGATTCGATTCAGGCCGAAGGAAAACGGCGGATGACTGCTGAGGAGTTTTTGCGGGGGAACCGCCTTTGA
- the greA gene encoding transcription elongation factor GreA translates to MAKISYYTEEGLNRLKAELNDLKTKGRTEIARQIAEARDKGDLSENAEYDAAKDAQGLHELKISKLEEVLSNARILDESTIDASQVSVLSKVKIKNKKNGAEMLYTLVSEEEADLKSGRISVGSPIGKGLLGKRVGDTAEIKVPAGIMEFEVVEIAR, encoded by the coding sequence ATGGCAAAAATTTCTTATTATACCGAAGAAGGACTCAACCGGCTCAAGGCAGAGCTGAATGACCTGAAAACTAAAGGCCGGACTGAAATTGCCCGCCAGATTGCTGAAGCCCGCGATAAAGGTGACCTTAGCGAAAATGCCGAATATGATGCTGCAAAAGATGCTCAGGGCCTTCATGAGTTGAAAATATCGAAACTCGAAGAAGTGTTGTCGAACGCCCGTATTCTGGATGAATCCACGATTGATGCCTCTCAAGTATCTGTTTTGTCGAAGGTAAAAATCAAGAACAAGAAAAACGGAGCGGAAATGCTCTATACGCTCGTTTCGGAGGAAGAAGCTGATTTAAAATCAGGCCGGATTTCGGTGGGTTCTCCAATCGGCAAAGGGCTCCTGGGCAAGCGCGTTGGCGATACCGCCGAAATTAAAGTGCCCGCAGGAATTATGGAATTTGAAGTCGTTGAAATTGCCCGGTAA
- a CDS encoding sensor histidine kinase has protein sequence MEDSKQVTNPGSPSDSSPTGDPELALLRERVAELDRLASIGQLTAGILHEIKNPLNFITNYARLSFDLIDEIESITVKFEDHPEYPDLIDVLGMLKSNVTRIRENGERAERVILGMLAQTHSGSSNFELTELNTMLEEFTKLAYQGVRSGDKDFVVSLVFQLDPTVGKVLLAPYEFNRVILNLVLNACYAVNERRKKQVDGYKPTITVASQRSDDHIDVKIRDNGDGIPDEVKQKLFTPFFTTKPVGKGTGLGLSLSLQIVNELHKGSLSVESEPGNFTEFTINLPLN, from the coding sequence ATGGAAGACTCTAAACAAGTAACAAACCCAGGAAGCCCGTCAGATTCTTCACCGACAGGTGATCCGGAACTGGCCTTGCTCCGGGAACGCGTAGCAGAACTGGATCGGCTGGCATCAATTGGTCAGCTCACAGCAGGCATTCTGCACGAGATTAAGAACCCGCTCAATTTTATCACCAACTATGCCCGCCTATCTTTCGACCTGATTGATGAGATTGAAAGCATTACGGTGAAGTTTGAGGATCACCCAGAATATCCTGACCTGATTGACGTACTGGGGATGCTTAAAAGCAATGTTACCCGCATTCGGGAAAATGGCGAACGCGCCGAACGGGTCATTCTGGGCATGCTGGCGCAAACACATTCAGGTTCGTCGAATTTTGAATTAACGGAATTGAATACAATGCTGGAAGAGTTTACCAAACTGGCTTATCAGGGTGTGCGATCAGGCGACAAAGATTTCGTGGTATCGCTTGTATTTCAGTTAGATCCAACCGTCGGAAAGGTACTGCTGGCACCTTATGAGTTTAACCGTGTCATCCTGAATTTAGTGCTTAACGCCTGCTATGCCGTGAATGAGCGCCGAAAAAAACAGGTCGATGGCTATAAGCCAACCATTACAGTGGCGTCGCAGCGGTCAGACGATCATATTGACGTCAAAATTCGTGACAACGGCGATGGTATCCCTGATGAGGTCAAGCAAAAATTGTTTACTCCTTTTTTTACGACAAAACCCGTTGGAAAAGGAACAGGCCTTGGCCTGTCATTGAGCCTCCAGATAGTCAATGAATTGCACAAAGGAAGCTTAAGCGTGGAGTCGGAGCCCGGAAATTTTACTGAATTCACCATCAACCTGCCGCTTAACTAA
- a CDS encoding PP2C family protein-serine/threonine phosphatase produces MAIKILSVDDEADMEMLITQRFRRQIRDKNFEFIFASNGSEALEKLEENKDVRLVLSDINMPEMDGLTFLSKLNDQNNPYLKAVMVSAFNDMDNIRTAMNRGAFDFVTKPINFDDLEITINKTIRHVEMLVNSQKEHDQLIAIQNDINIAQEIQQAMLPKTFPPFPHRTDFDLHAFLKAAKLVGGDLFDYFLMDENRLFFLIGDVSDKGIPASLFMAITKAIFKSHFSNKNCEEIAEEVYRINSFLSADNQSMMFVTAFVAILDLTTGVVEYVDAGHEPPLIIRHNNEIEVLKKMGGMALCIDGEYPYVSSTFVLKPGDTLFTYTDGVPDANNRTGERFGIERVKKILAEETVSAAPRHINETVLKEIQAFIGDNAQFDDITALTLHYAG; encoded by the coding sequence ATGGCAATTAAAATTCTTAGTGTAGATGATGAAGCGGATATGGAGATGCTGATAACTCAGCGATTCAGAAGGCAAATCCGCGACAAAAATTTTGAGTTTATTTTCGCATCCAATGGTTCAGAAGCGCTCGAAAAGCTGGAGGAAAACAAAGATGTTCGTCTGGTTTTATCGGACATCAATATGCCCGAGATGGATGGCCTGACTTTTCTGTCAAAACTGAACGATCAGAACAATCCGTACCTCAAAGCGGTGATGGTTTCGGCGTTTAACGATATGGACAACATTCGGACGGCGATGAACCGGGGAGCGTTCGATTTCGTGACGAAGCCAATCAATTTCGATGATCTGGAAATCACGATCAATAAAACGATCCGGCACGTCGAGATGCTGGTAAACTCGCAAAAAGAGCACGATCAGTTAATAGCCATTCAGAATGACATCAACATTGCGCAGGAAATTCAGCAGGCCATGCTGCCTAAAACATTTCCACCGTTTCCTCACCGAACCGATTTTGATCTTCATGCTTTCCTGAAGGCGGCCAAACTAGTGGGGGGCGATTTGTTTGATTACTTCCTGATGGACGAAAATCGGTTGTTTTTCCTGATTGGCGATGTTTCTGATAAAGGTATACCCGCATCGCTGTTCATGGCCATTACCAAAGCGATTTTCAAGAGCCATTTTTCCAATAAAAACTGTGAAGAAATTGCCGAAGAAGTCTATCGGATCAATTCATTTCTCAGTGCCGATAACCAGTCGATGATGTTCGTTACGGCATTCGTTGCTATTCTCGATCTAACAACCGGCGTAGTTGAATATGTAGACGCTGGTCATGAACCACCCCTCATTATTCGGCACAACAATGAGATTGAAGTGCTCAAAAAGATGGGAGGTATGGCGTTGTGCATTGATGGCGAATACCCCTATGTATCGAGCACTTTTGTACTGAAACCGGGCGATACACTCTTTACCTATACAGATGGCGTACCTGATGCCAACAACCGTACTGGTGAACGCTTCGGTATAGAACGGGTAAAGAAAATATTGGCTGAAGAAACTGTTTCGGCTGCTCCCCGGCACATTAATGAAACTGTGCTCAAAGAGATTCAGGCATTTATCGGCGACAATGCTCAGTTCGACGACATTACGGCGCTGACACTGCACTATGCAGGCTGA
- a CDS encoding HIT family protein gives MPSIFSRIVAGEIPAHKIAETDDYLAFLDVMPTATGHTLVIPKKEVDYIFDLDDDLYAGLMAFAKKVAPAIEKAIPCKRIGVAVVGLEVPHAHIHLIPLNSIADMNFYNKLKPSQQELAQTAALIRQHL, from the coding sequence ATGCCCTCTATCTTCTCCCGCATCGTCGCTGGTGAAATTCCAGCTCATAAAATCGCGGAAACCGACGATTATCTGGCCTTTCTGGATGTAATGCCAACCGCTACAGGTCATACGCTGGTTATTCCCAAAAAAGAGGTTGATTATATTTTTGATCTGGACGACGATCTGTACGCCGGATTGATGGCTTTTGCTAAAAAAGTGGCGCCTGCTATCGAAAAAGCAATTCCCTGCAAGCGCATTGGCGTAGCGGTTGTTGGTCTGGAAGTGCCTCATGCACACATTCACCTGATTCCACTCAACTCAATAGCCGACATGAATTTTTATAATAAATTAAAGCCAAGCCAGCAGGAATTGGCGCAGACAGCAGCCCTTATCCGACAGCATTTATAA
- a CDS encoding polysaccharide deacetylase family protein, with translation MKLFIAFCLLITTGVAQAQTATYAEKLGFPKGKKVVIFHVDDAGMSYESNVGTINAIDKGIANSTSIMMPCGWVPQFFKYLKKNPNVDAGVHLTLTSEWDNYRWSPLVGRDKAPGLYDEQGAFWHSVAQVVEHASVEEVDAEIRAQLARYRSFGFQPTHMDSHMGTLFQPKFVMSYAKLAMEEKIPILFPGGHASLIIKANNVPADLQKLIHQVGQQLWDAGLPVLDDLDGTSYGWTLPAGTPVTDENVQKYKTQKFIELLKSAQPGLTYIIMHCTAPTPTFDQISGSGQTRNGDMLAMMDPALKAFVEKEGIIVTTWRELLERRKKM, from the coding sequence ATGAAATTATTTATCGCTTTCTGTCTTCTGATTACAACTGGTGTAGCACAAGCTCAAACGGCAACCTATGCTGAAAAATTAGGCTTCCCGAAAGGGAAAAAAGTAGTCATTTTTCACGTAGACGATGCCGGAATGAGTTATGAATCGAACGTCGGAACGATTAACGCCATCGATAAAGGCATTGCTAATTCGACGAGTATTATGATGCCCTGTGGATGGGTTCCGCAATTCTTCAAATACCTCAAAAAGAATCCAAATGTGGATGCGGGTGTTCACCTTACCCTGACTTCAGAATGGGATAACTACCGATGGTCGCCACTGGTTGGGCGCGACAAAGCCCCCGGTTTGTATGATGAACAGGGTGCGTTCTGGCATTCGGTGGCGCAGGTCGTAGAACACGCATCGGTGGAGGAGGTAGATGCTGAAATCAGGGCGCAACTGGCTCGTTATCGGTCGTTTGGGTTTCAGCCTACGCATATGGATTCACACATGGGTACGCTCTTCCAGCCGAAGTTTGTGATGAGCTACGCAAAGCTGGCGATGGAGGAAAAAATTCCGATCCTCTTTCCCGGTGGTCATGCGTCGTTAATTATTAAGGCTAACAATGTGCCTGCTGACTTGCAGAAGCTGATTCACCAGGTTGGTCAGCAACTTTGGGATGCGGGGCTCCCGGTTCTGGATGATCTGGATGGTACGAGCTATGGCTGGACTTTGCCCGCGGGTACGCCTGTAACCGATGAAAACGTACAGAAATACAAGACCCAGAAGTTCATTGAATTACTGAAATCGGCTCAACCGGGTCTGACTTACATTATCATGCACTGCACGGCGCCAACACCAACATTTGACCAGATCAGCGGTTCGGGTCAAACCCGAAACGGTGATATGCTGGCCATGATGGACCCGGCGCTGAAGGCATTTGTCGAGAAAGAAGGTATCATTGTTACAACCTGGCGCGAACTATTGGAAAGGCGCAAAAAAATGTAA
- a CDS encoding dihydrofolate reductase, giving the protein MKISLIAAVAQNGVIGRDNDLPWHLPDDFAFFKRKTSHHPIIMGRKSLESLGKPLPNRTNIVITRNLNFSASGVLIVHTLDDAIAEATKAIEQASAYQPDEIFVIGGAEIYAMALPIATTLYLTELYQTFEGDAYFPAFNKENWQEVSRRPHPADERHAVAFDFVEYERKNIL; this is encoded by the coding sequence ATGAAAATTAGCTTAATCGCTGCGGTTGCGCAGAATGGGGTAATTGGTCGTGATAATGACTTACCCTGGCATTTACCCGATGATTTTGCGTTTTTTAAGCGAAAAACCAGCCATCACCCAATTATTATGGGGCGTAAATCGCTTGAATCGCTGGGGAAACCACTACCTAATCGTACAAACATTGTTATTACCCGAAATCTGAATTTTTCGGCCAGTGGTGTACTCATTGTTCATACCCTCGACGATGCTATTGCTGAAGCAACGAAAGCGATCGAGCAGGCATCGGCCTATCAACCTGATGAAATTTTTGTAATTGGGGGTGCCGAGATTTATGCAATGGCTTTACCCATTGCTACAACATTATATTTGACCGAGCTTTATCAGACTTTTGAGGGCGATGCGTATTTCCCGGCCTTCAACAAAGAAAACTGGCAGGAAGTTAGCCGTCGACCGCACCCCGCCGATGAACGACATGCGGTGGCTTTTGATTTTGTGGAGTATGAGCGAAAAAACATCCTGTAA
- a CDS encoding M12 family metallo-peptidase — protein MKNLSVVVLLGCLTLFTLKTLAQTTLTCGVDDRHLPDSTVRLMGQLPRLMADQRARKAAGERNTCRIAIEIDSDTYLEFDKDTNRIRSFFLNRIQQTSKIFERDINTQLVVVYFHIWKDTEPDPYRGELDIYKLHTIFSNNWTGKFNQIPYDKRIYFPTKPVVGAGGLGGGVQATCANLADLNTIAHELGHCFGSPHTHNCTWPGGPIDFCSTAEGDCYTGSLQSIKGSIMSYCSSDLTFHPLCKALITDFAVKNLATLSLPNKAPVLPAQVALSGTPFLYWPGQPLAERYDIQIANDAGFTQTVSSDTTIINGYDMSKLIVGQTYFARVRAVNKFGVSAWSGVCQLQRASALGIAAPTLLVPNQDQRFIPYNQGVCQFAIQPVDGATKYEIQTTGAFDAFFKNPSVKITQPTASFTATINTTGTIRWRARAIVNDKAGPWSAAGRFVVNPEPYYISLPFYSSDASALTFPYAYYQTCAQSTVQMVLATDSTFTNPVYIRTAPNSQNSNVLTGIADKLLPNTKYYIKVEESNPQLAEYPAGILTRIVQSFKTGTGVLPDRWSLLNNSTNANWPQGGAFGTLAVATNAVWFNTINGPTRISQDSLALRVFNRETTSGEIGNVSSAISSDASGTIWATYRTSINIFKNSFAVPYYQVGKISEATNDLTDKVSYNTNNYFSSFTASPRLFYAYNGIYEQKADTLASFYSLPANRSINRTLTRPGVVWMIQYNSASTTAPYELVQVNTITRATQIFNADNTPQLGKYLSSLATDGLGNLWVSQSSSTFPFPPLAKFNGQTWTSIDKSSTMPVSYAISMANDPMGNLYVVDNASPHVLYRYDGTTWKKLAEMPLYTNMGDMTADIQGNVWFNGGLQLIRYAACANAPTPTLTASKQTIDIGESTTLQAAGCSDVLWSWTSETETITNRLVRGTNQLVVKPEANTIYKSRCYTSGCSGDEVSLTLTVLPKITLLKINKAAYCLGDSLTANYGLQGKLAAGNQFSFVFKSGNQQTALPASVRGAGLSLLLPATLAPGRYVLYLETTQPVVRARDSVQVTVSALPTAELSSNKLTFPLGDSARVSVALTGLAPWKFTRWDGQVIQTSNSPYLFLLRATQPTNYSLSLSGLSDTNCAAGTIKNSIVVSALALANEPTAADGILVYPNPVTSRLTIEVSPARAPLAALRLHDNQGREVGHKQPALRTRRDEWDISTLPTGQYILFIETSDGQHASWRVIKQ, from the coding sequence ATGAAGAACCTCTCCGTAGTAGTACTACTCGGTTGTCTGACCCTATTTACTCTAAAAACGCTGGCCCAGACAACGCTTACATGTGGAGTCGATGATCGTCATCTGCCTGATAGTACGGTCCGACTTATGGGGCAACTGCCCCGACTGATGGCCGATCAACGCGCCCGAAAAGCAGCTGGTGAACGGAATACATGCCGAATCGCTATTGAAATTGACTCGGATACGTACCTGGAATTCGATAAAGACACGAATCGCATTCGCAGTTTTTTTCTGAACCGCATTCAACAGACATCCAAAATTTTTGAGCGCGACATTAACACACAACTGGTTGTCGTTTATTTCCATATTTGGAAAGATACCGAACCTGATCCTTATCGGGGCGAACTGGATATCTATAAGCTTCACACTATTTTCAGCAATAACTGGACGGGCAAATTCAACCAGATCCCTTATGATAAACGGATCTATTTCCCAACAAAACCCGTAGTAGGTGCCGGAGGACTTGGTGGAGGTGTTCAGGCAACGTGCGCGAACCTGGCCGACCTGAACACCATTGCCCATGAGCTTGGCCATTGTTTTGGCTCACCTCATACGCATAATTGCACCTGGCCTGGCGGACCTATCGATTTTTGTTCAACTGCCGAAGGCGATTGCTACACAGGCTCCCTGCAAAGTATTAAGGGCTCCATCATGAGTTATTGCAGCAGCGACCTAACCTTCCATCCGCTTTGCAAAGCGTTGATCACTGACTTCGCCGTCAAAAATTTAGCGACATTAAGCCTGCCCAATAAAGCACCCGTCCTTCCGGCTCAGGTAGCTCTTTCAGGAACACCATTTTTGTATTGGCCCGGCCAGCCACTGGCCGAACGGTATGACATTCAGATCGCAAATGACGCTGGATTTACCCAGACAGTCAGCAGCGATACGACCATCATCAATGGGTATGACATGAGTAAATTAATAGTCGGACAGACGTATTTTGCGCGGGTCAGGGCAGTCAATAAATTCGGCGTATCGGCCTGGTCCGGCGTTTGCCAGCTTCAGCGGGCTTCGGCTCTGGGCATTGCAGCGCCGACGCTATTAGTACCGAATCAGGATCAGCGGTTTATACCCTATAATCAGGGCGTCTGTCAGTTCGCCATACAGCCCGTTGATGGCGCAACGAAGTATGAAATTCAAACGACGGGTGCGTTCGATGCGTTTTTCAAGAATCCTTCGGTAAAAATAACACAACCCACGGCTTCCTTCACAGCCACAATCAACACGACAGGTACCATACGGTGGCGGGCCAGAGCCATTGTTAACGATAAAGCAGGCCCCTGGTCGGCAGCCGGGAGGTTTGTTGTTAATCCGGAGCCGTATTATATCAGTTTGCCGTTTTACAGCTCGGACGCATCGGCGTTGACATTTCCGTATGCGTATTACCAAACCTGCGCCCAATCGACAGTGCAGATGGTTCTCGCTACCGATTCAACATTTACAAATCCCGTTTACATAAGAACCGCTCCTAATAGTCAGAATAGTAACGTTCTGACTGGCATCGCAGACAAGCTTCTGCCGAATACGAAGTATTACATTAAAGTAGAAGAAAGTAATCCGCAGCTCGCGGAATATCCAGCGGGTATACTGACCCGAATTGTTCAATCATTCAAAACGGGTACGGGTGTTTTGCCAGATCGCTGGTCACTTCTAAACAACAGCACAAATGCGAATTGGCCCCAGGGCGGAGCCTTTGGAACACTGGCTGTTGCTACTAATGCGGTTTGGTTTAACACCATAAACGGACCAACCCGCATCAGTCAGGATAGCCTGGCCTTGCGCGTGTTTAATCGAGAAACAACCAGCGGGGAAATTGGGAATGTATCATCTGCCATCAGTAGTGATGCTTCAGGTACGATCTGGGCAACGTACCGAACATCGATCAACATTTTCAAGAATAGCTTTGCCGTTCCTTACTATCAGGTGGGAAAAATTTCGGAAGCAACAAATGACTTAACGGATAAAGTCAGCTACAACACCAATAACTATTTTTCGAGCTTTACGGCCAGCCCACGCTTATTCTATGCATATAATGGCATTTATGAACAGAAAGCCGATACCCTGGCTAGTTTCTATTCGCTGCCTGCCAACCGCTCAATTAATCGAACCCTTACCCGGCCGGGTGTTGTCTGGATGATTCAATACAATTCAGCAAGTACTACGGCTCCCTATGAACTGGTACAGGTAAACACGATAACGCGTGCTACCCAGATTTTCAACGCCGATAACACGCCACAGCTGGGAAAATACCTGAGTAGCCTGGCAACCGATGGACTAGGAAACCTGTGGGTATCGCAGTCAAGCTCAACGTTTCCGTTTCCGCCTTTGGCTAAATTCAATGGCCAGACCTGGACATCAATCGACAAAAGTTCGACAATGCCCGTTTCGTATGCAATTAGTATGGCCAATGACCCGATGGGGAATTTATACGTCGTAGACAATGCATCGCCCCATGTTCTCTACCGATATGATGGCACTACCTGGAAAAAATTAGCAGAAATGCCGTTATATACCAATATGGGCGATATGACGGCTGATATTCAGGGAAATGTCTGGTTCAATGGGGGTCTTCAATTAATTCGTTACGCAGCCTGTGCCAATGCGCCAACCCCAACACTGACGGCCAGCAAACAGACTATTGACATTGGAGAAAGTACAACCCTACAGGCGGCTGGCTGTTCGGACGTACTATGGTCCTGGACCAGCGAAACCGAAACGATCACGAACCGGTTGGTGCGGGGTACCAATCAATTAGTGGTCAAGCCAGAAGCGAATACTATTTATAAAAGTCGCTGTTACACCAGCGGATGTTCAGGCGATGAAGTAAGCCTGACTTTAACCGTATTACCGAAGATAACCTTACTTAAGATCAATAAAGCGGCCTATTGCCTGGGCGATTCACTAACGGCTAACTACGGGTTGCAGGGAAAACTGGCAGCTGGCAATCAATTCTCGTTTGTCTTTAAATCGGGCAATCAACAGACGGCCTTACCGGCTTCTGTGCGCGGAGCAGGTCTATCGTTACTCCTCCCCGCTACACTAGCCCCCGGCCGCTACGTGCTTTATCTGGAAACAACCCAGCCCGTCGTACGCGCCCGCGATTCGGTGCAGGTAACCGTATCAGCCCTACCAACGGCTGAATTAAGCAGCAATAAACTGACGTTCCCACTCGGCGACAGTGCCCGCGTTTCGGTGGCGTTGACGGGGCTGGCTCCCTGGAAATTTACCCGATGGGACGGGCAGGTAATCCAGACAAGCAACTCGCCCTATCTGTTCCTGTTACGGGCTACCCAACCTACCAATTATAGCCTGTCGTTGAGCGGCCTTAGCGACACCAATTGCGCGGCAGGTACAATCAAAAATTCAATCGTAGTTAGCGCACTGGCCTTAGCTAATGAACCGACGGCGGCTGACGGCATTTTGGTTTATCCAAATCCTGTCACGTCTCGGCTGACTATAGAGGTAAGCCCAGCCAGAGCCCCGCTTGCTGCGCTTCGACTACACGATAATCAGGGTCGGGAAGTAGGCCATAAACAACCGGCTCTGCGCACACGACGGGATGAATGGGATATCAGCACGTTACCAACCGGACAATACATCCTTTTTATTGAGACCAGCGACGGCCAGCACGCCAGTTGGCGGGTAATAAAGCAATAG